From the Jilunia laotingensis genome, the window GCATATTCCGGTTGCTAAGCCTGTGCATCGTACTTATCCTGTTTGCCATTCTGGGGTTCATTATATATAAAGGTATAGGGGTCATTAACTGGAACTTTTTGACATCGGCACCTACCGACGGCATGACCGGAGGAGGTATCTGGCCTGCCATTGTCGGTACGTTCTACCTGATGATCGGAAGCGCGCTTTTTGCATTCCCGGTGGGAGTCATGAGTGGCATTTATATGAACGAATATGCTCCGAAAGGCAAACTGGTACGTTTTATCCGTATGATGACGAACAATCTGAGCGGCATTCCGTCTATCGTCTTCGGACTTTTCGGTATGGCATTGTTCGTGAACTATTTGAATTTTGGCGATAGCATCTTGGCTGGATCGTTAACTTTGGGATTGCTATGTGTGCCTTTGGTAATCCGCACTACGGAAGAGGCCCTGAAAGCGATCCCTGATAGTATGCGTGAAGGTAGCCGTGCATTGGGAGCTTCCAAATTGCAAACCATCTGGCATGTCATTCTCCCGATGGGGATGCCCAATATTATAACAGGACTGATTCTTGCCCTGGGGCGGGTGTCCGGTGAGACGGCCCCGATCCTGTTTACCTGTGCGGCTTACTTTTTACCACAGCTTCCTACGAGCATATTCGACCAATGCATGGCATTGCCCTATCATCTTTATGTGATTTCTACCAGCGGTACGGATATGGAAGCCCAATTACCTTTGGCTTACGGTACTGCCTTGGTGTTAATTGTCATCATTTTGATGGTAAATTTGTTGGCGAATTTGTTAAGAAAGTATTTTGAGAAGAAAGTGAAAACAAATTAGAATATGGATAAGATAGATGCTCGCGATGTGAATTTCTGGTATGGTGATTTTCATGCCTTGAAAGGTATCAGTATGAAGATCGAGGAAAAATCGGTAGTTGCTTTTATAGGTCCTTCGGGTTGTGGTAAATCTACTTTTCTCCGGCTGTTCAACCGGATGAACGATTTGATTCCCGGAACCCGGATGACCGGTGAAATCCTCATCGATGGCGAAAACATTTACGACAAAGGAGTCCAGGTGGACGAGCTGCGGAAAAATGTGGGAATGGTTTTTCAACGTCCCAATCCTTTCCCCAAGAGTATTTTTGAAAATGTAGCCTACGGGCTGCGTGTCAATGGAGTCAAAGATAATGCATATATCCGTCAGCGTGTGGAAGAGACATTGCGCGGTGCCGCCCTTTGGGATGAAGTGAAAGATAAGCTGAAAGAATCGGCTTTTGCACTTTCCGGAGGGCAACAGCAACGCCTTTGTATAGCTCGTGCCATGGCAGTTTCTCCTTCCGTATTGTTAATGGACGAACCCGCCTCTGCGTTAGACCCTATTTCCACGGCAAAAGTGGAGGAACTCATCCATGAACTGAAGAGACAATATACCATTGTGATCGTCACGCACAATATGCAGCAAGCTGCCCGCGTTAGTGATAAAACAGCCTTCTTCTATCTGGGGCAGATGATAGAATATGATGATACGAAGAAGATCTTTACGAATCCGGAAAAGGAAGCAACACAAAATTACATTACCGGAAGGTTCGGATAGTGGTTTGTGCTGACTTGCGATTTAGGATTCAACTTTGTTTGATTTTCAATTATAAATAAATATGCTATGGTAAAGTTTATAGAATCGGAACTCGTACTGCTTAAGAAAGAGATCGATGAAATGTGGACGTTGGTTTATAGCCAATTGGATAGAGCCGGTGAGGCAGTGCTTACTTTAGACAAGGAACTCGCCCAGCAAGTCATTGTCCGCGAGCGTAGGGTAAATGCCTTTGAGTTAAAGATCGACAGTGATGTAGAGGATGTGATAGCCCTGTATAACCCGGTAGCGATCGACTTGCGTTTTGTACTTGCGATGCTTAAAATAAATACGAACCTGGAACGTCTGGGTGATTTTGCGGAGGGCATCGCACGTTTTGTCCTCAAATGCAATGAGCCGGTATTGGATGCCGAACTTCTTAGGAAGTTGCGTTTGGAAGAGATGCTGAGAGAAGTGTTGTCAATGCTTGAGTTGGCAAAACGTGCCTTGAATGAAGAAAGCCTTGAGTTGGCAACTTCCGTATTTGCCAAAGATAACCTGTTGGATGAAATCAATGCGGAAGCAACGGCTGTATTGGCGGATTATATAAATGAACATACGGACAGTGTCCTTTCATGCCTCAATTTGGTCAGCGTGTTCCGTAAGTTGGAGCGTTCCGGAGATCATATTACCAATATTGCAGAAGAAATAGTGTTCTTCATTGACGCAAAAGTGTTAAAACATAGTGGGAAAAAGGATGAGAGCTACCCGGATAAGTAAGAATTAGCAAGTTTTTAGACGGAAATTAGTAGTACTTAAAAAAATGTTCTATATTTGTCTCCTGTAACGGGCGAGTTACAGGAGATGTTTTTTGAAATGATAATAAATCCAAAGAATTTTCAAAAAGATGTTATAAGACATGTTTTATTATTTGGTTCATAACAAGAAAAGCTCCTATCTTTGCACCGTTATCCTGAAAACAATCTTTTTACCTTAAAAAAAAACTAATACCTATTGAAAACTGAAAAATGGAGCTTTGTGAAAAGCCCCATTTTTTTATATCTATGTCAATCCTCTCTTTCCATAACTGCAATGTCACAATAGCATCCAAGTATAACACACGACAAAGAATAAAGTTCGGTTCGGTGGCGTCAACGGAACACTTTTCAATATATTTAAGGACTCTTTCTCTTGCCAGCTTGTTCTCTTGTCAACTAAGAAGCTGAGTATTTGTGAAACTTAAATTCTACGGTTATGTGGGGGAATTCTCTCTCGACATTCTGTTAGCTAGAGCTTTTAAGTACAGAAATGAATCAGAAGGCCAAAGTAATTTCTATCTTAAGCAAATTATAGCCTCCAGAATAATCTATTCATTTACAGTCAGAAATGAAGTAAGCGAAATAATGTCTTAGTGAGGAAAAATAGAAAAAATAGTTTCTATTCATTTTATAATGCATATCTTTGTGTTATTAAAGGATTTAAATTATTGCTTATGGAAACAGTTGATCGTTATATCAGATTTGATTGGGCTGTAAAGCGTCTTTTGCGTCAGAAAGCCAATTTCGGTGTCCTCGAAGGTCTGCTAACCGTATTGCTGAACGAACAAGTCAAGATAGTAGAAATACTCGAAAGCGAAGGCAATCAACTTACTGCCAATGATAAATTCAATCGGGTAGATATTAAAGCAAAGAACAGCAAAGGAGAAATTATTATCGTAGAAATTCAGAATACGCGGGAGTTGGATTATCTGGAGCGTATTCTCTATGGGGTAGCCAAAGCCATTACCGAGCATATCTCGTTGGGTGAACGCTACTATGAAGTGAAGAAAATATACTCCGTCAGCATTCTTTATTTTGATATTGGTAAAGGGAACGACTACCTGTACCACGGGCAAAATACATTTCTGGGTGTACATACGGGCGATCAGTTATTAGTCAGCACCAAAGAAAAAGATGCTTTGGTAAGCAAACTTCCCTCTCAGATATTCCCCGAATACTTCCTGATTCGGGTGAATGAATTCAATAAAGCCGCCATTACTCCACTCGAAGAATGGATTGACTATCTGAAAACGGGACGTATACGCCCTGATACCACAGCGCCCGGACTTGCGGAAGCCCGCCAGAAACTTATTTATTATAATATGAAACCTGAAGAAAGGCATGCATACGATGAACATCTAAGTGCGATCATGATACAAAATGATGTGCTGGATACCGCTAAGTTGGAAGGAAGATTGGAAGGAAAGCTGGAAGGACGGTTGGAAGGAATTAAAGAAGGCGAAGCAAAAGGTGTAAAAAAAGAGAAAATAGACATTGCCCATAACCTTAAAAAGATGGGATTATCTATCGAAATGATAATTCAAGCTACCGGACTCTCTACCAAGGAAATAGAAAGCTTATAAAATCATTTAAAACAATAATATTCAAAGTCTGTCACAGAGAAAAATGTGCCGGACTTTTTATTAAGGGAAGATTGAAGAAGCCCGAAATAAAGCAAAATATCTTTTTAGGTAAAAATCAAAACGGTTTCTTATTATTTAGGTATAATGTTTCTGTATTTCTATGTATCCTATGTGTAATATCCTGTAAAACGATTATCTTTGTCTCCTAAAAAAACAATCTCATGGAGGACAAATATAATTATAAAACGATTTATCTAAGGGTAAAAGAGGATATTCTGAAAGGAGCCTATCCGACTGGAACTCTTCTTCCGACAGAACTTACTTTGGCTGATAAATATTCAGTTTCGAGACCTACCATATCTAAAGTTTACAACAGGCTTCAAAAGGAAGGCTATGTCAATAAGAAGAAGGGCTTGGGAACCATTGTTCTTTTTAAAGAAGGAATTAAGAAATGTACGTTTGGCCTATTGCTTCCCGGAGCCGGAGAGTCTGAGATATTTGCTATAATCAACGATCAGATACTGAAACAATTTGAGAAGATGCAGCTTAACAGCCTTTGGGAAGGAGCGACTGCCAGTAATGCCGAGATCAGGAGAAACCTGATTGAAACCTGTTGCAATAATTATATCGAAAAAAAGGTGGACGGCATCTTCTTTTCGCCTTTGGAGAGAGTGCCCGATGCGGATTACATTAATCAGACGATCTGTGATAAAATCAGGCAGGCGGGAATACCTTTGGTGTTGATTGACCGGGATATCGTGCCTATTCCTCAAAAAAGCCCGTTCGATGTAGTATGCCTTGATAATTACAGTTCGGGATGCATGATGGCCCAGCATTTGATAAAAGCAGGTTGCAAACGCATTTGCTTCTTTTACCGTCCAGATTCGGCTTATTCCGTCCGTATTCGTTTATTGGGAGTCAAAGATACGGTCGAAGAGAATGGATTGAAATTCGATAAATTCAACGAATTCTGTGGGAATCCCGAAGACCTTAGTTTCGTGAGGACGATGCATCTCCTCAAAGGAGAAACCGGCATTATCTGTGCGAATGATTCTACTGCCGCTGTTTTAATGTCTTCTTTGGAGGCCGTGGGATATAAGATCGGTTCGGACTTGTTGATTTGCGGGTTCGATGACATGAAGTATTCCCAGCATCTGAAATATTCGTTGACCTCATTTATACAGCCGTGCAAAGAGATTGCCAATGTCAGCATCGATTTGATGATGCGAAGAGTGGAATGCAATGACAGGCCTCCTCTGAGTGTTTACCTGAACGGAGAAATCATAGAACGCGAGTCGACCCGGTTTGTTTAAATTCAAACAGACTCTAAAACAAACTTTGACTTTCGGGGGAGTTATCAAGAATCTTCATAACTCCCCTGGCGGTGTCAACTAACTTTTTCTGTCTCCAACCCACACCTTTCGCTTTCAAAATCGGCAAAGCTGTCGATGTATTTCTCACCTACCATACTGCATATGCAGGCTCCTAAAGCTGCCTCTTCCTGATATTCGGATACATATAGTGGACGTTTGAAACGTTCTTCCAGTATCTTGCATAGCAACGGATTCTTCCGGATGCCGTTGCCTGAGCCGACCAGAATGGTTTTATCTTTCCGTACGGAAAGGGGCAGCAAATGATGAAAATCGTACAACTCCTGGCTTATGCCTTTCAGGAACGCCAGGATTAAATTTTCAGGCGTATAATTGGAAAGGGATATATGGGTTATCTTGCCTCGCTTTTCGGGATATTGCCGCGTGCCGCCAAACAGGGTTTCTACCCGAAGTTCTTCGGATGAATCTTCTTTGTAGGGGATGGAAACCATCATTTTGTATAGGTCTTTATCTTCAAGTACCTGTTTAGTGAAAAACTTCACCGTATCGGAAAAGAAGTTTTTCAAAAGATTGAAAGAATATCCTCCGCACAAAGCGGCACCCACCAGTATGTATCCGCCTCCCGGCAAAGGGCGCGTGTCCAAGGGCGGCACGTCCACGTAAGTGTCTGAATAGATGGACAACTGGCTACTGGTGCCTACTGTGAGGTGAATGGAGTGTTCGATGGAACGTACCGAACCCAGAAAGCTCGCCTGATTGTCACCAATGGCGGTGTAGACCGGGATACTTTTGCAGTACCCTACTAGGGCGACATCCTTTCGGACTTCCGGCAGAATGGAGGTGTCTATGCCTACACTGTTCAACGCTTGTTCATCGAAAAGTAATCGTTCTTTGTCGAAGAAACCTAAACTGGCTGCATTGGAGCAATCGATCAGGGGTGTCTTCCGTTGTGTGAGTGTCATGGCTACATAGTCCATGACGGTACATAATTTGGCGGCTCTCTGTGGTACCAGACCGTTCTCTTGGTTGTAAAAGTGAGTCACTAGGCCGAACCCGGTGGATAAAGGCAACCCTGTCCGTTCGGTCAGGTAGGCGGCATAACTCAATCCCTCTTTGTAGGGCAGGCTTCCTCTGGCATCTTGCCAGGTATATAGGGGGCTGACCGCCCGGCCTTCGGCATCCACGTACAACATGCCATGCATCTGGCCGGATAGCCCGATTCCTTTGATATCCGGATATTGCGACCGGATTTCTTGCAATAATTCCAATACGATATTAACTATGGCCGTGGCATCCTGCGTCTTTTCCCATATATTCGGAGAGTTTATGTTCGTATTGTTATCCTTTGTCACGGATGTGATGTTCCTATGCGAAGTGTTGTAGACAGCTCCGCATATTGAACTTGTTCCTATGTCAATTCCCAAAAAACTCATAGCTCTTTTTTCATCTATAATTATACTCGGTGGCATTATTCCAATGCCATTTTCTTCATCTTTATCATTAGGAATAACAAATAAACCACGCAAATGGTTAAAACCATAACGGCTCCGATCTGTCCTCCCATGGCATCTGAGGCCGCCCCCATCAAAACGGGGAATATAGCCCCGCCTGTGATGCCCATTATCATCAAGCCGGAGATTTCGTTGTTGCGCGTCGGCATGTAGAGCAATGCGTTGGAGAAGATGATCGAGAATACGTTGGAATTTCCCAATCCTATCAGAGCTACACAGATGTAAATCGTTACTGTCTCCCGGCAGAAGTAAAGCCCCGTCATTCCGGCAAGGATAAACAATACACTCACCATGAAAAAACGGATGGGTGAAAATCGTGCCATGATGAACGTGCCCGACAAGCAGCCGAAGGTACGGAATAAGAAATAAAGGCTTGTTGCATATCCCGCTTCTACCAGTGGTATGCCTACTCTTTCCTGTAGCAGTCGGGGGGCGGTAATGTTGATGCCGACATCGATGCCGACATGTACCAATATGCCGATGAAGAATAGGATGATGACGCTATTGCCCAGCAAGCTGAAGCATTCTTTAAAGGAGGAGGACTCGTTTTTCTCCTCCGGTTCGACGATATCCGTCATAAACAGATAAATGACGGCAACGATGTCAATTACCATGAAGATGGTAAACAGCAGCTTCCAGTTCCCGTAGTAGATGGCGGCCTGTGCCGCTATCAATGGAGCGACGAAGGAGGCTATCGCTTTGACGAATTGTCCCAACGTGAGATAACTGGGCAGACGGCGCTTGTTTACCATGTTTGCCAGTAACGGATTCAAAGAGACCTGCATCAACGTATTGCCGATTCCCAGAAAGGCGAAGACGATGAACATGGCGATCTCATCGTATATGAAAAGGGGGATGGCAAGTCCGGCAAAAGTGACTACCATGCTTAACAGTACGGTCTTCTTTCGTCCGATTTTATTCATCAATATCCCTGTGGGTACGGAGAAGATAAGGAACCAAAGGAATACCATGACCGAAAAGGAATTGGCTGCCGTGTCGGACAGATTGAAGTCTTGTTTTACATAATTGGTCGCAATCCCCACCAGGTCGACAAACCCCATGGTGAAGAAAGCTAACATGACGGGGATGATTTTACTTATTTTGTTTTCGTTATTCATAATCGTTGTATTTCAGAAATGGATATTAGGAGGATAAGTGCTGAATTGCTACATTGATAATGCAGCGTCACTGCAAAGGCATTACAGTGTTGCTGCAAAGGCATTACAGCGTTGCTGCAAACGGAATGCAGCACTACTGCAAAGTCATTGCAGCACTACTGCAAACGAATTGCAGTGTCTTTGCAATGGGAATAACTCTTATTATAGAGGGTATACCTGTATGTTTTTGAAACGAACCGTTCCCTGCTTGGCATATAGCCACAGGTAGTTCCCTTTCCTTTCCGGCAGACGGTTGACAATGCAACGGCGGTTGTCGATACATACGTCTATGATATCTCCTTTCATGATAATATCCAGGTGAATGGGCTTGTCCAGGTCTTTGACTGCTTCGATCCAGGTATCTTCTCCGAGGCGTATGGTGCGTTTGTTCGGATCAAAACTGAGTTTATAGCCATCGTTCGCTTTGTCTTTGGCACGGAGGAAGAATCCATATTCGTGGTTGTTTCCCACCGGTTCTATGTCCAAGGTGACACGGCAACTATAAGGCAGGTCTTTGATATATGCTCCGCCAATGGCTCCGGGAGCCGTGAGGCACACTTCCTTGTCGGAAACCTTTTTGGCATTTTCCGCACCTGTCAAGGAGAAATTTAAAGGGCTCTTCGTATCGGGCAGCACTTCCGCAGGGAATTTTGTAGCTAAGTCTCCGTTCGGCATTTGATAGGCTTCGCGTAGCACGATGCTTCCGCCAAAACGTTCGTATCCGTAGTCTTTGTTTTCGTTCTTGCTTGGTATCCACCCGCCTACGATACGTCGGTTTCCTTTAAATTCTGCTGTCTTTGCCACATTTACCCATTGCTCCAGCAAAGCTTGTGATTCCGGATATTCCCACGGGCCGTAGGGCTTTCTCGATTTTACGTAATAAGTGTCGCCACCTTGTCCGTACACCAGGTAATACCAGTCATTCCATTTAAAGTAATCCGGACATTCGGGGACATCGCGCTGACCCGTAAGGAGGGGCTTTTGTACAGACCACTCCTTTAAATCTTTGGAGGTGAGGTGTACCAGGCTGCCACGGCCTTCGCTGATGACATAATCGTCCGCTTCACTTGAGACGAACAAATGGAAGGTACCGTCTTTGTCGATAACGACTTTCGGGTCACGGAAGTGGCGTTTGCTGTAACCCGGTGCGAATGTATAGAAAGGATTCGGCTTTTGTTTCTCGAAGGTGAAGCCGTCCTTGCTGATGGCATAACTCAATTGTTCGTTGACCTGATTGTCCTCGTTGATCAATCGGGTAGCGTAGAATGCATAGAATAGCTTGCCGTCAAAAGCGACAGAGCCGGTGCAGATGGACTTTTCCCATTCTTCATCGATGCCGATTGCAATGGGATGATGTTTCCAGTTTTTTAGGTCGGTACTTGTACTGACACACCACTGGTGTCCGCCCAGACCGTCCAACGCAGAGTGATGCCCTTCATCGAGCAGCCAGTATAAATAGTAAGTGCCGTCTTTGTAAAAGGGGATACAATCTCCTACGAACTGATTCCCGCCAGCCGGTGTGAAGTATTGTATATTGCCTGTCGGCTGAATCTCCGGATCGTATTTCACCGAGAATTGTGCTTGTGCGGTTGTAAAACCGATTGCTGTCAATGCTATTGCAATAAAATTCTTTTTCATGTGATAAGTTTTGTATTATTTTATGGGTTGATATTCTTTAGTTCGTTGATGGAGCCTTCCAGCAAGGTGACGCTGCCGGAATCGGCAAACAATTCGTAGGAGCAGAACTCTTCCATCGGATAACACAGTGCCGTCATGGCGATTTTCCCACCGGAAGCAAACAGCTCTACCGAGTTACGGTCGAACAGGATAGACCAGTCCGATGTGTCGGCTTCCGAATAATAGGTGGCTCCCATCAACTGTTGAAAGCCATATATGGGGTGTTGTGTTGTCCAGTTGCTCCGGTCGATATAATAATAACTAAGTTCATTTTGATAACCTATTGATAACTCTCTGCCGGATTTCGTCTTCAGACGGATTCCGTAATTGCGGGCTCTCCATATAGCCCGGTGGTCTGTGTTGTCGAATTTCAATTCAAGGAGGACAGGTTTGCCCGGATAGGGATAATTTCCTTTTATCCGTTTTTCATCCGACAGTTTGCCGGATTCGATCGGGTAGGAGTCTTTGCGGTATTTCTCCAGTTCTTCCAGCGGTGCGTTTGCCAATACGCAGTGAGTGCCTTCGCGAACCAGCTTCATCCGGCGGGGCAGTGTCATGTTGTCGCACCAACCGGAGGCAGGCAGCAGGTTGGCATATTCCCAATCGTTCATCCATCCCATTCCGATTCGTTGGTTGTCCGGGAGACCGTTGAAAGTAGAGAATGCATAATGGTCTTTACCGTAGTCCAACCATAGTTCTTTGGTCTGGCTGATGCGGAAAGAAGTACCGTCGAAATCTCCTATGAAATAGCGGGTGGCTGGTGCGCCTCCTGCGGGGCCATTCTCCATGTTTATTAATAAGACCCATTTGGTCGTATCTTCTCCTTCTATTTTCAGTGGGAAGAAATCCGAACCTTCCCAGTTGCCGCTTGCCGTCATGTCTTTGAATTCGCTTCTATAAGTCCATTGTTTGCAATCGGGCGAAGTGTAAAAACGGATAGCAGGTCCTACGGAAACTGTCATGAGCCACTGCTGATATTCATTATTCCAGGATACGTGCGGATTGCGTAAGGCGAACCCATTACAGTCCGATAGTGTGAAAGAAGGGAGTTTAGTCCATGTAGCACCTTTATCCGTGCTGTATGCACAGGCGATCTCCTGTTCCTGTGCCGGGTCGTTATAGGTATAAAAGGCGATAAACGGAACAGATTTTCCGGTACTTAGCCCCGATGTGTTTTGGGTGTCGGCTACTACGCTTCCGGATCTGAGATAGCCCGAACTGTCCGGAGACAGGGCAACCGGCATTATTTGCCAATGCAACAGATCCCGACTAATCGCATGTCCCCAGTGGATATTACCGTATTTGTCGTCAGTGGGATTGTGCTGATAAAAAAGATGATAATCTCCATCGGCATATACCAGTCCCGCAGGTTCACCTGTCCAACCGGTTCCCGCTGTGAAATGATAGGAAGGTAAAGGTTGCGTTTCGGTGTTGCTTCCTTTCTGCCGGCAGGCAGAAAGGAAGACAATCATCAAGATCGCAATACCGGAAAATACTGTTTTATTCATCGTTTTAACCTATTTCTGATTGAGAGTTGACTTCCCTAAATGATCTTATTCCCAACCGTAATTCTGTTTATACAAACCTTTCACATAATTGATCTGGGTTTGGGGAATCGGGAAATACTCGTCTCTGTTTTTGGTGAATTTGGCATCCTTCATGTACGAACGTCTTGTTTTCTCTACTGCGAAATAATCGTTCATATATTTGTCCGCAATGCCCCAGCGTACAAGGTCGAAGAACCATTTACCTTCGGTGGCGAACTCCAGATGACGTTCCCATTGCAATGCCTGCATGGCGAACTCTTGGCTCAAAGCGGGACAGTTTTCTCCCGGGATGTAAGGCTTCACATCGAAATTTCCGGTCGGAGTTCCGTCGGCAAATTTCAAACGGTCGGTACTTGTGGCTGCCCTGTTACGAATCTGGTTGATCAGGCTTAATGCTTCACTCAGGTTTTCGTTTAGTTGGATCAGAGCCTCCGCACGCCATAGCATGATCTCGTCCAGGCGGAGGACATCCCAGTTCAAACCGCTACCCATGAACGGATTGGTCTTTCTGAAACAGTCGCAAGTAGGCAGAACCAATAGTTTTTGGCTCATGGAGTAGCCATAGACTTCCGGAGTACGTGCCCAGCTCTTTTCCATAATGTATTCGGGGTTGTATTTCCATGGCATGTCCGGCACACAAGCTGTGTGCATCAGGCGCGGGTCCATAGGGAGCTTGCTGAACGCTTCCTTGTTATCGAGTGTTTCTCCTTTGTTGAAATTCTCGAAGTCGGGAACACCGTTTACTGTTTTGTAGCTGTTCATCATATTTACGGACGGTTGCAGGAAACCGCAGCATCCGTATTCGTTGTTGATCGGATAGACCAACCAGGAATTGTTACGTCCGATGGGCGATTCGTCATTGTTGGCGGAGTATTGGATGGCCCAGATGGATTCTGAGTTGTTCTCTGTTTCGCAAAGGAAGTTGTCGGCAAAATCCGTTACCAGTTGCTTGCCGGAATGATCGATGATGTCCTTGCACAGGCTGGCTACTTCTGTCAGCTTATCCTTGTTGATATTGACAACGTTGTTCTTCTCGTCCTGTTCGTAGGCTGCAAACAAAAGGGCTTTTGCCAGATAAGCTTTGGCTGCGAATCTTGTGGGACGACCCACTTCATCCTGTTTTTCGGGCAGATCGCTGACACCGCAAC encodes:
- a CDS encoding sedoheptulokinase; translation: MSFLGIDIGTSSICGAVYNTSHRNITSVTKDNNTNINSPNIWEKTQDATAIVNIVLELLQEIRSQYPDIKGIGLSGQMHGMLYVDAEGRAVSPLYTWQDARGSLPYKEGLSYAAYLTERTGLPLSTGFGLVTHFYNQENGLVPQRAAKLCTVMDYVAMTLTQRKTPLIDCSNAASLGFFDKERLLFDEQALNSVGIDTSILPEVRKDVALVGYCKSIPVYTAIGDNQASFLGSVRSIEHSIHLTVGTSSQLSIYSDTYVDVPPLDTRPLPGGGYILVGAALCGGYSFNLLKNFFSDTVKFFTKQVLEDKDLYKMMVSIPYKEDSSEELRVETLFGGTRQYPEKRGKITHISLSNYTPENLILAFLKGISQELYDFHHLLPLSVRKDKTILVGSGNGIRKNPLLCKILEERFKRPLYVSEYQEEAALGACICSMVGEKYIDSFADFESERCGLETEKVS
- the phoU gene encoding phosphate signaling complex protein PhoU — encoded protein: MVKFIESELVLLKKEIDEMWTLVYSQLDRAGEAVLTLDKELAQQVIVRERRVNAFELKIDSDVEDVIALYNPVAIDLRFVLAMLKINTNLERLGDFAEGIARFVLKCNEPVLDAELLRKLRLEEMLREVLSMLELAKRALNEESLELATSVFAKDNLLDEINAEATAVLADYINEHTDSVLSCLNLVSVFRKLERSGDHITNIAEEIVFFIDAKVLKHSGKKDESYPDK
- the pstA gene encoding phosphate ABC transporter permease PstA, which encodes MEITSNNKAKRRSQSIAFGIFRLLSLCIVLILFAILGFIIYKGIGVINWNFLTSAPTDGMTGGGIWPAIVGTFYLMIGSALFAFPVGVMSGIYMNEYAPKGKLVRFIRMMTNNLSGIPSIVFGLFGMALFVNYLNFGDSILAGSLTLGLLCVPLVIRTTEEALKAIPDSMREGSRALGASKLQTIWHVILPMGMPNIITGLILALGRVSGETAPILFTCAAYFLPQLPTSIFDQCMALPYHLYVISTSGTDMEAQLPLAYGTALVLIVIILMVNLLANLLRKYFEKKVKTN
- a CDS encoding PD-(D/E)XK nuclease family transposase produces the protein METVDRYIRFDWAVKRLLRQKANFGVLEGLLTVLLNEQVKIVEILESEGNQLTANDKFNRVDIKAKNSKGEIIIVEIQNTRELDYLERILYGVAKAITEHISLGERYYEVKKIYSVSILYFDIGKGNDYLYHGQNTFLGVHTGDQLLVSTKEKDALVSKLPSQIFPEYFLIRVNEFNKAAITPLEEWIDYLKTGRIRPDTTAPGLAEARQKLIYYNMKPEERHAYDEHLSAIMIQNDVLDTAKLEGRLEGKLEGRLEGIKEGEAKGVKKEKIDIAHNLKKMGLSIEMIIQATGLSTKEIESL
- a CDS encoding glycoside hydrolase family 32 protein, yielding MKKNFIAIALTAIGFTTAQAQFSVKYDPEIQPTGNIQYFTPAGGNQFVGDCIPFYKDGTYYLYWLLDEGHHSALDGLGGHQWCVSTSTDLKNWKHHPIAIGIDEEWEKSICTGSVAFDGKLFYAFYATRLINEDNQVNEQLSYAISKDGFTFEKQKPNPFYTFAPGYSKRHFRDPKVVIDKDGTFHLFVSSEADDYVISEGRGSLVHLTSKDLKEWSVQKPLLTGQRDVPECPDYFKWNDWYYLVYGQGGDTYYVKSRKPYGPWEYPESQALLEQWVNVAKTAEFKGNRRIVGGWIPSKNENKDYGYERFGGSIVLREAYQMPNGDLATKFPAEVLPDTKSPLNFSLTGAENAKKVSDKEVCLTAPGAIGGAYIKDLPYSCRVTLDIEPVGNNHEYGFFLRAKDKANDGYKLSFDPNKRTIRLGEDTWIEAVKDLDKPIHLDIIMKGDIIDVCIDNRRCIVNRLPERKGNYLWLYAKQGTVRFKNIQVYPL
- a CDS encoding GntR family transcriptional regulator, producing the protein MEDKYNYKTIYLRVKEDILKGAYPTGTLLPTELTLADKYSVSRPTISKVYNRLQKEGYVNKKKGLGTIVLFKEGIKKCTFGLLLPGAGESEIFAIINDQILKQFEKMQLNSLWEGATASNAEIRRNLIETCCNNYIEKKVDGIFFSPLERVPDADYINQTICDKIRQAGIPLVLIDRDIVPIPQKSPFDVVCLDNYSSGCMMAQHLIKAGCKRICFFYRPDSAYSVRIRLLGVKDTVEENGLKFDKFNEFCGNPEDLSFVRTMHLLKGETGIICANDSTAAVLMSSLEAVGYKIGSDLLICGFDDMKYSQHLKYSLTSFIQPCKEIANVSIDLMMRRVECNDRPPLSVYLNGEIIERESTRFV
- a CDS encoding MFS transporter, whose protein sequence is MNNENKISKIIPVMLAFFTMGFVDLVGIATNYVKQDFNLSDTAANSFSVMVFLWFLIFSVPTGILMNKIGRKKTVLLSMVVTFAGLAIPLFIYDEIAMFIVFAFLGIGNTLMQVSLNPLLANMVNKRRLPSYLTLGQFVKAIASFVAPLIAAQAAIYYGNWKLLFTIFMVIDIVAVIYLFMTDIVEPEEKNESSSFKECFSLLGNSVIILFFIGILVHVGIDVGINITAPRLLQERVGIPLVEAGYATSLYFLFRTFGCLSGTFIMARFSPIRFFMVSVLFILAGMTGLYFCRETVTIYICVALIGLGNSNVFSIIFSNALLYMPTRNNEISGLMIMGITGGAIFPVLMGAASDAMGGQIGAVMVLTICVVYLLFLMIKMKKMALE
- the pstB gene encoding phosphate ABC transporter ATP-binding protein PstB gives rise to the protein MDKIDARDVNFWYGDFHALKGISMKIEEKSVVAFIGPSGCGKSTFLRLFNRMNDLIPGTRMTGEILIDGENIYDKGVQVDELRKNVGMVFQRPNPFPKSIFENVAYGLRVNGVKDNAYIRQRVEETLRGAALWDEVKDKLKESAFALSGGQQQRLCIARAMAVSPSVLLMDEPASALDPISTAKVEELIHELKRQYTIVIVTHNMQQAARVSDKTAFFYLGQMIEYDDTKKIFTNPEKEATQNYITGRFG